A stretch of DNA from Streptomyces xanthii:
GCCGGGCGAGCTCGATGCCGTACTGCTCGATCGACTCGATCCCGTATTCCTTCGCGAAGGCGAAGCAGGTGTTCTTGGTGGTGTCCGTCGGCAGGCAGTTGGCGTTCGACCCGGTCAGGTGGACGTCGTCGAGGTCACCGCTGAGGGCGACCGAGACGTTGACGTCCTTGATGTGGTGGGTGTCGCCGTCCCGCGTGATCTTGACAACGCGGTTCTCCGCCTTGCCGTACTGGTTCTGGCCCAGGATCGTAGGCATGTCTGCTAGCTCCCTCGGTAAACGGAGTAGCCGAACGGGTTGAGCAGCAGCGGCACGTGGTAGCGCTCGCCCGGGACGACGGCGAACGTGATCGCCACCTCCGGGAAGAACACCGCGGACGCGTCGCTGTCCCGATTCGCGGGGGCGTCCTGCTGCGCATCGGCTTGCTTCTTGGCGAAGTACGTCTCGGTGTCGAAGTCGAGGCGTACGTGGGTGGTGTCCGCCGGCAGGACCGGCAGGTTCTTGCAGCGCCCGTCGTCGTCCGTGGCCGAGGAACCGAGGGTCACCCAGTCGGCGTCCGAGCCGGAGCGCGCCGCGACGGTGACCGCGACGTCGACGGCCGGGAGGCCGAGGCTGGTGTCCAGGATGTGCGTGGACACGTAGGGGGCGGTCTTCTCGGTGCTCATCAGGCGTTCTCTCCTTGTTCCACGAGGCTCGTGAGGCGGATGCGGTTGATCTTGCCGAGTTCGGCGCGGACGATCTCCCACTCCTGGTCCGGCGTGTTCGCGATCCGGACCTTGAGCGCGTCGCGCATCTGCTCGCCGGTCAGACCGGTGGCGCAGATGAGGAAGACATGCCCGAAGCGGTCCTGGTAGGCCAGGTTGAGCTCGAGCATCTCCGCCTTGAGTTCCTCGGAGGCTCCGGCCATGCCCCGCTGCTCGCGGGACGAGGTCGGGTCGCCGGGCTTCGGGCGACCGATCGGCGGGTGACCCGCCATGGCTTCCGCGAGGTCCTCCGTGGACAGCTCGGCCATGGCGGCGTCACTGGCGGTGAAGAGGGTCTGAGCGGAAGCGAACGGGCGCTGGGCGATGATCTTGCGCCCCCACGCCGATGAAGTGCACACCTCGTGGAGTTCGGCCTGGGCCGCGCTCTCGTCCGAGGTGTTGAACCGGGTCAACCCCCGCTGGGTGGCTGACGAACCTGAAGTCACGGGACTGCCTCCGTGGCCTTGTGCTGGACGGGCTGCGGATAGCTAACGCCCTCGGAAACACCACGTCAACAGTTTGTTGAAAAGTTGGTGTAACGAAAGACCGCCGTCCGATATCCGGACGGCGGTCGGGGCCTGCCGCGGCGGTCGCCGCATCACTCCAGGTCAGGCGGGGTCAGGAGGTCTTCTCCCTGTTGAGGTAGTTGTAGACGGTGAACCGTGAGACGCCCAGGGCGCCCGCCACGGTCTCCACTCCGTGCCGCACGGAGAAGGCGCCGCGCCCCTCCAGGACCCGCACGATCTCCTGCTTCTCCCGGCGGTCCAGCTCGGCCAGCGGCCGGCCCTTCACCCGCTGCATGGCGGCCAGGATGTGATCCAGCGAGTCCGCGAGCTGCGGCAGGCGCACGGCGGCGACGTCCGCCCCCTGCCAGCTCAGCACGACGTCGTCCAGACCGGCGTCGGCCGGCGGGACCAGCTCTCCACCCATCGCGTCGACCAGCGGCTTCACGGCCGTGATGAAGGCCTCGCCGGAGGCCTCGCCCCCCGTGCTCGTCACGCCTCGCCCTCCCCCACCACGTTGACCTGCAGCGAGATGCGGGTGGCGCCGGTCGCGAGACTCTCGCGCAACAAGGCGTCGACCGCCTTGAGGACCGCGTCGGCCCCGCCCTCCGCCGTGTTCCCGAACGGGCCGACGTCGACCGCGTCCAGTTCCGCCGCCTCGATCACCCGGCGGGCGGCCACCGCGTGCGCGGGCGCCTCGTCGAGGTCGAAGGGCTCCGTCGTGAATTCCACTCTCAATCGCACCCGATCAACCTAACCCGCGATGGCCCCCTTTGGACCAGGTCGTGCCCAGCCCCTTGACAGAGACGAGCCCTTCCAGGCAATCTTCCATCACGCAGAAAGAAACTTCCGCAATACGGAACTGAACGTCACGCGGAACACGGACCAGAAGGGAGCGCCGACCCCGATGGGATTCGCAGACCAGCGCTTCAACGTCAACCTGTCGATCCTCTTCACGGAGCTCCCGCTCCTGGAGCGCCCGGCCGCCGCCGCCGCGGCCGGCTTCACGGCGGTCGAGCTGTGGTGGCCGTGGGTCGACGCCCCCACCCCCGAGCAGTCCGAGCTCGACGCGCTGCGCAGCGCGATCCAGGACGCGGGAGTCCAGCTCACCGGCCTGAACTTCTACGCCGGTCAGCTGCCCGGCCCGGACCGGGGCGCCCTGTCGATCCCCGGCGAGGAGAGCGAGAAGTTCCGCGCCAACATCGACGTGGTGGCAGACTTCGCCCAGTCCCTCGGCTGCAAGGCGCTCAACGCGCTGTACGGCAACCGGGTGGAGGGCGTGGACCCCGCCGTCCAGGACGAGCTCGCACTGGAGAACCTGGTGCTGGCGGCCCGCGCGGCCGACCGCATCGGCGCGGTGCTGCTCATCGAGGCGCTGAACAAGCCCGAGTCGCCCGCCTGCCCGATCGTGAGCGCCCCCAAGGCCATCGAGATCGTGGACAAGGTGAACGAGGCCACCGGCCTCGGCAACGCCAAGTTCCTCATGGACCTCTACCACCTGTCCATGAACGGCGAGGACCTCCAGCAGGTCATCAGCGCGTACACCGACAAGACGGCGCACGTGCAGATCGCCGACAACCCGGGCCGCGGCGCTCCGGGCACCGGCTCGCTCCCCCTCGAGGACCTCCTCGACCAGCTCCGCAAGGCCGGCTACGACGGCTACGTGGGCCTGGAGTACAAGCCGGGCGACGCCCCGAGCGCCGAGTCCTTCGGCTGGCTGCCGCACGAGGCCCGCGCCGCGCGCCACTGAGCAGCGCGCGCTCGCAGGCGCGCCGACTCACCCACGTATCACAGCTTTCCTGAGTTTTTTGGAGTCACCCTCATGAGCAACAACCTCCCCAAGGTCGCGTGGATCGGTCTCGGCATCATGGGCTCGCCCATGTCGGAGAACCTGATCAAGGCCGGCTACGACGTCACCGGCTTCACCCTCGAGCAGGACAAGCTGGACCGCCTCGCCGCGGCCGGCGGCACCGCCGCCACGTCGATCGCCGCGGCCGTCAAGGACGCCGACGTCATCGTCACCATGGTCCCGGCCTCCCCGCAGGTCGAGGCGATCTCCTACGGCCCCGAGGGCATCCTGGAGAACGCGAAGTCCGGCGCGCTGATCGTCGACATGTCGTCGATCACCCCGCAGACCTCGGTCGACCTGGCGAAGAACGCCAAGGAGAAGGGCATCCGCGTCATCGACGCGCCCGTCTCCGGTGGCGAGGCCGGCGCCATCGAGGCCGTCCTGTCCATCATGGTCGGCGGTGAGCAGGCCGACTTCGACGAGGCCAAGCCGCTCCTCGAGGCCCTCGGCAAGACCATCGTGCTGTGCGGTCCGCACGGCTCGGGCCAGACCGTGAAGGCCGCCAACCAGCTCATCGTCGCCGTGAACATCCAGGCGTGCGCCGAGGCCGTGGTCTTCCTGGAGAAGTCCGGCGTGGACCTCACCGCCGCGCTCGACGTGCTCAACGGCGGCCTGGCCGGCTCGACCGTCCTGACGCGGAAGAAGGACAACTTCCTCAACCGCGACTTCAAGCCGGGCTTCCGCATCGACCTGCACCACAAGGACATGGGCATCGTCACCGACGCCGCCCGCAACGTGGGTGCGGCCCTGCCCGTCGGCGCCGTGGTGGCCCAGCTCGTGGCCTCGCTGCGCGCCCAGGGCGACGGCGGCCTGGACCACTCCGCCCTGCTGCGCGCCGTCGAGCGCCTCTCGGGCAACCAGGTGGCCTGACCCTGAAGACTTCCGGGCCGTGGCGGCGCTGACACCTGTCCTGTCGCGCCCAGGCGTCGCCACGGCCCGGAACCCATACCCACCTGTTCAACAAATTGTTGAAAAAGGTCGCCCGGAACTTCAACAAACTGTTGACGTAGCAGTTCAGGGGTACCTACGCTCCCCCCATCGTCAGCAGCCATTGCACGGAAGGTCGCCTCCACCCCATGCCCAAGCGTGTGCTCACGACCGAGTCCGGCGCCCCTGTCGCCGACAACCAGAACTCCGCGACCGCCGGCGCCGGCGGCCCGCTTCTGATCCAGGACCAGCACCTGCTGGAGAAGCTCGCCCGCTTCAACCGCGAGCGCATCCCGGAGCGTGTCGTGCACGCCCGTGGTTCCGGCGCCTACGGTTACTTCGAGGTGACGGACGACGTCACCGGCTTCACCCACGCCGACTTCCTGAACACGGTCGGCAAGCGCACCGAGGTCTTCCTGCGCTTCTCGACCGTCGCCGACAACCTCGGTGGTGCGGACGCCGTCCGTGACCCCCGCGGTTTCGCGCTCAAGTTCTACACCGAAGAGGGCAACTACGACCTCGTCGGCAACAACACCCCGGTCTTCTTCATCAAGGACCCGCTGAAGTTCCCCGACTTCATCCACTCCCAGAAGCGCGACCCCTTCACGGGCAAGCAGGAGCCGGAGAACGTCTGGGACTTCTGGGCCCACGCCCCCGAGGCCACCCACCAGATCACCTGGCTCATGGGCGACCGCGGCATCCCGGCCTCGTACCGTCACATGAACGGCTACGGCTCGCACACCTACCAGTGGACGAACGAGCAGGGCGAAGCCTTCTTCGTGAAGTACCACTTCAAGACGAACCAGGGCATCCGCTCCCTGTCGTCGGAGCAGGCCGCCGAGATCGCGGGCAAGGACCCGAACTCGCACCAGACGGACCTGCTGCAGGCCATCGAGCGCGGCGTGAACCCGTCCTGGACCCTCTACGTCCAGGTCATGCCGGCCGCCGAGGCCGCGGACTACCAGTTCAACCCGTTCGACCTCACCAAGGTGTGGCCGCACAAGGACTACCCGCTGCAGCGCGTGGGCCGACTGGTCCTGGACCGCAACCCCGACAACGTCTTCGCCGAGGTCGAGCAGGCCGCCTTCTCCCCGAACAACTTCGTTCCGGGTATCGGCCCCTCCCCCGACAAGATGCTGCAGGGCCGCCTGTTCGCCTACGCGGACGCGCACCGCTACCGCCTGGGCGTCAACCACACCCAGCTCGCGGTGAACGCCCCCAAGGCGACCACTGCGGACAACTACGGCCGCGACGGTCTGATGGCCGCCAACGCCTACGCCCGCAGCCGCAAGAACTACGAGCCGAACTCCTTCGACGGCCCGGCCGAGACCGGTCGCGCGCTCTCCGCGCCGCTCGCGATCTCCGGCTACACGGGTACGCACGAGGCGCCGGCCCACGCCAAGGACGACGACTTCTACCAGGCGGGCGAGCTGTACCGCCTGATGTCCGAGGAAGAGAAGGGACGCCTGGTCGCGAACATCGCGGGCGGCCTCTCCCAGGTCTCGCGCGACGACATCGTGGAGAAGAACCTCGCCCACTTCCACGCCGCCGACGCCGACTACGGCAAGCGCGTCGAGGAGGCGGTCCGCGCCCTGCGCGAGGACTGACCGGGAAGAACTCCCCAGACCGCGTACGGGGATTGACGGGAGGTCAGCCCCCGTACGCATAGACCCGCACCTGCCGCGTGACCCGGATGAGGGGTGGTCACGTGGTGGGTGGCGGGACGACGAGGACCGTGGCGGCTCGTGCGAGCCAGTGCGGTGGTGAAGGCCTCCCCGTCCCCCTTTCGACCTGAGGAAGGGTGACCGGGAAGCCGTCGCACGGCCGCCGCGGTCCCGACCGATGCTCCGTCCGGCAGCGCGCATGCATGTTTCGCCAGTCGCGCGAGGTCGGACGGAATCCACCTCCCGAACCAGAGCCCCGGGTACGACGGTCCGTACCCGGGGCTCTTTTCTGCGTTCTGCCTTCTGCTCCTTGAGCCTCAGGCCGGCTCCGCCGCGCGGGGGAGGCGGTTCGGCGCCCCGGCGGACGCCCTGTGCGGCGCCGAGCGGGAGCGTGGGAGCCATGACGACCATGACGACAACGGCAGTTCACCCGTCCCCCGGCGGCACCACTGAGCGTCCCGTGCCCCGCTGGGCCGAGCGGGTCGCGCACCTGATCCCGCTCGTCCTGCTCCCCCAGTGCCTGTGGCGGCTGCCGTTCGCGTTCGGCTTCGACATGGGTACGGGCAACGGCTCCCTCGGCAGCCTCTGGCTCTCCGTGCCGTACGTCTTCGGGCTCAGCCTGCTCACCGAGGCGCTGGCGCTGCTCTGCTTCGGGCTCGTGCGGGGGTGGGGCGAGCGGGTGCCGTCCTGGATCCCGCTGGTGGGCGGGCGGCGGCTGCCCGTGCCGGTGGTTCTGGTCCCGGCCGTGCTCGGCGGCCTCGGGGCCACGATGCTGTGGGGCGGGTTCCTGCTGAGCATCCTGGGTGTGCCCGGGTACGAGGCGCCGCCGGCGGACAGTGCGGCGTGGGAGCTTCTGTTCGACGTCTGCGTGCTGCCTGCGGCGCTCTGGGGGCCCTTGGTGCTGGCGCTGACCGTCCAGTACGTGCTGCGCCGTCGCCGTGCCTGACCCGCCCACGGGGTGGGGTCCCCCGGCGGTCGGGCGACCACCGGCCGGTGGGGGCTGGTCGCGCAGTTCCCCGCGCCCCTGAAATGCAGACCCTTCGGGTCGCATTTCCCCGATGAGGCTGCGCCTCATCGGGGCCGCGGACGAACGGGAAAGGGGTGGGCCCCCGGCTCCGTAGAACCGGGGGCCCACCCCTGTGCACCGGCCCCTCGAGGGGGCTGGGGATCAGACCTTCAGGGGACGGATGGCCGTCGGCGCGTGGCCCGGCTCCGTCGCGAGCTCCTCGAACTCCTTGACCGCGCTGATGTCGGCCGTGGGGCTCATCGCGATGTTCGTGATGCGCTCCAGGATCGCCTCGACGACGACCGGCACCTGGTGCTCCTGCGCGAGCTTCTTGGCCCGCTCCAGCGCCTCGCCCAGCTCGTTCGGGTCGGTGACGCGGATCGCCTTGCAGCCCAGGCCCTCGGCGACCTTGACGTGGTCGACGCCGTAGACACCCAGCTCGGGGCTGTTCTGGTTCTCGAACTCGAGGTTGACCTGGAAGTTGATGTCCAGGCCGATCTGGGCCTGGCGGATCAGGCCCAGGTAGGCGTTGTTGACCAGGACGTGGACGTACGGGATGCGGTGCTGCGCACCGACCGCCAGCTCCTCGATCATGAACTGGAAGTCGTAGTCACCGGAGAGGGCGACGACCTGGGTGTCCGGGTCGGCCTTGGCGACGCCGAGCGCGGCCGGGATGGTCCAGCCGAGCGGGCCGGCCTGGCCGCAGTTGATCCAGTGCCGCGGCTTGTAGACGTGCAGCATCTGGGCGCCCGCGATCTGCGACAGACCGATGGTCGTGACGTAGCGCGTGTCGCGGCCGAACGCCTTGTTCATCTCCTCGTAGACGCGCTGCGGCTTCATGGGGATGTTGTCGAAGTGCGTGCGGCGCTGCAGGGTCTCCTTGCGCTCCAGGTGGGAGGCGACCCAGGCGGAGCGGTCGGGCAGCTTGCCGGCGGCCTTGAGCTCCTTGGCGACCTCGACGAACAGCTCGAGGGCGGCCTTGGCGTCGGAGGTGATCCCGTAGTCCGGCGCGAAGATCTTGCCGATCTGGGTCGGCTCGATGTCGACGTGGACGAACGTGCGGCCCTCGCGGTACACGTCCAGCTTGTAGCCGGTGTGACGGTTGGCCCAGCGGTTGCCGATGCCGAGGACGAAGTCCGACTCCAGGAACGTGGCGTTGCCGTAGCGGTGACCGGTCTGCTGACCGACCATGCCCGCGTTCAGGTCGTGGTCGTCCGGGATGGTGCCCCAGCCCATGAGGGTGGGCACGACCGGGGTGTTCGTGATCTCGGCGAACTCGACCAGCAGGTCGGAGGCGTCGGCGTTGATGATGCCGCCGCCGGCGACGATCAGCGGACGCTCGGACTCGACGAGGAGCTTGATCGCCTTCTCGATCTGGGCCCGCGTCGCGGCCGGCTTGTAGACCGGCAGCGGCTCGTAGGTCTCCGGGTCGAACTCGATCTCGGTCTGCTGGACGTCGATCGGCAGGTCGATGAGGACCGGGCCGGGACGGCCGGAGCGCATCAGGTGGAAGGCCTGCTGGAAGACGCCGGGGACCTGGGCGGCCTCCAGGACGGTGACCGCCATCTTCGAGACGGACTTGGCGATCGTGGCGATGTCGACGGCCTGGAAGTCCTCCTTGTGCAGGAGGTGGCTCGGCGCCTGGCCGGTGATGCACAGGATCGGGATGGAGTCACCGATCGCGGAGTACAGACCGGTGATCATGTCGGTGCCGGCGGGGCCGGACGTACCGATGCAGACACCGATGTTGCCCGGGTTGGCCCGCGTGTAGCCCTCGGCCATGTGCGAGGCGCCCTCGACGTGGCGGGCGAGCGTGTGGTCGATGCCACCGCTCTCCTTGAGCTCCTTGTAGAAGGGGTTGATGGCGGCACCGGGCACGCCGAACGCGTTGCTGACGCCTTCACGCTTGAGGATCTCAACGGCCGCGCGGGCGGCGGTCATACGAGCCATGAGTGCTCTCCCGACTTGTGCTGTGTCTGTGTCCGGCTGTCGGATTCGCGCTCCCGTCGCGCCCCCGCGGCGAGCTGTGAAGTCCGTTTACTGCTTCGTCGTACTGCTTCGTACTGCTTCGCTAAGCCCCAGCCCCCCATCACTTCCATGATGCGGAAACTAGGTTCTGCTATATGGAAGCAATGTAGAGGGGGGTCTCGGAGGCCGTCAAGGTGGATGATGAGACTCACGTCGTCGCGGAGGGCTACGGAATCCGCGGCGGAATCCTTGGGGCAGCAGGGCGGAGGGGGTGTTTCATGGCCGAGCGGGTGCGGGTCAGATGTCCGGCCTGCCGGCGCGAGCACCTCTTCGCGCCCCCGGTGCTGCCCTGCGCCTGCGGCGCTCCCGTGGCGCCGCCGGTGGTGCGCGGCGCCGATCCGGAGCCGGTGAGCGAGCGGACCTGGGCCGACGACTGGGTCACCCTGCGCTGCCCGGTGTGCGGCCGGCACGACCGCTGGCCGCGCCCCGAGCTGGGCTGCGACTGCGGCACCCTGCTGCGCGTCCCCGTCCAGGGCGACCCGGCGCCCGTGGCCCCCGCCCACATCCCGCTGCCGCGCACCGCGCCCGCGCCCCGCGCCGCGTTCCAGCCCGTCGCCATCCGCACCGCGCGCGACGCGGTCACGGCCGCCGCCCTCTATCTGCGCTGGCTCGGCTTCGGGGACGTGCGCCGCGCCGACCAGCGCCCGCCGTCCGGCGTCGGACTCGCCGCGCGCGGGGTCGTCGCCCAGGTCGAGCCGTCGGTGCGGCCCGCGACCCTGCGCGACGTGGAGTGCCTGTGGCTCCAGGCCATGACGGAGTCCGCGGCCTGTGTCTACTTCTCTCTGGCGGGCTACGCGGACGCGGCCCGCGGCCGCGCGGACGAGCTCGGTGTCCCGCTGTTCGTCCTGGACCTCGCGGGCGTGCCGCAGCCGGTGAACAGCCCGGCGGACGAACTCCTCGCGGGCGGCGCGTGACACCGCCGCGGCTCCATACTGGGCCGGTGATCATCCGCAGCGCCGAGAGCGCCGACCTGCCCCGGCTCCAGGACATCGAGGTGGCCGCGGGCGAGCTGTTCCGCCCGCTCGGCATGACGAGCGTGGCCGACGACGAGCCGCCCGCGCTCGCCGAACTGGAGCGGCTGCGGCAGCACGGCGAGGCCTGGGTCGCGGCCGGGGACGACGGGACGCCGGTCGCGTATCTCGTCGCCGAGGACGTGGACGGCGCGCTCCACGTCGAGCAGGTCACCGTGCACCCCGACGCCGCCCGGCGCGGGATCGGCCGGGCGCTGGTCGAGCGGGCCGCGGGGCGGGCGCGCGAGCGCGGGCTGCCCGCGCTCACCCTGACCACGTTCCGGGACGTGCCGTGGAACGCCCCGTACTACGCGCGGCTCGGCTTCCGCGTGCTCGCGCGGGCGGAGCTGACCGAGGGGCTCGTGCGGATCCGCGCGGCCGAGGCGGCCCACGGCCTCGACCGCTGGCCCCGGGTGTGCATGCGGCGGGACCTCTGAAGGCCCCGCCGCACCGACGCCCGTACGGGAGCTACTCCCCGTAGCCCTCGCGGAGTTCGATCTTGCGGACCTTGCCGCTGACCGTCATCGGGAAGGAGTCGAGGATCCGCAGCCGGCTCGGCACCTTGTAGTGGGCGAGCCGGTCCTTGCAGTACGCGCGCAGCTCGTCGAGGGTGAGCCCCTGCTCCGGGTCGCGCAGGATGACGCAGGCCAGGACCTCCTCCCCGTACTTCTCGTCGGGGACGCCCACCACCTGCACGTCGGCGATCCTCGGGTGCGCGTAGAGGAACTCCTCGATCTCGCGCGGGTAGATGTTCTCGCCACCGCGGATGATCATGTCCTTGATGCGGCCGACGATCTGCGCGTAGCCGTCCTCGCGGAGCACCGCGAGGTCGCCGGTGTGCATCCAGCGGCCCGCGTCGACGGCCTCGGCGGTCTTCTCCGGCTCCTCCCAGTAGCCGAGCATCACGCTGTAGCCGCGGGTGCACAGCTCGCCGGCCTCGCCGCGCGGCAGGGTGACGCCGGTGACCGGGTCGACGACCTTGACCTCGATGTGCGGCAGGACCCGGCCGACGGTGCCGGTGCGGCG
This window harbors:
- a CDS encoding TIM barrel protein, encoding MGFADQRFNVNLSILFTELPLLERPAAAAAAGFTAVELWWPWVDAPTPEQSELDALRSAIQDAGVQLTGLNFYAGQLPGPDRGALSIPGEESEKFRANIDVVADFAQSLGCKALNALYGNRVEGVDPAVQDELALENLVLAARAADRIGAVLLIEALNKPESPACPIVSAPKAIEIVDKVNEATGLGNAKFLMDLYHLSMNGEDLQQVISAYTDKTAHVQIADNPGRGAPGTGSLPLEDLLDQLRKAGYDGYVGLEYKPGDAPSAESFGWLPHEARAARH
- a CDS encoding catalase, translating into MPKRVLTTESGAPVADNQNSATAGAGGPLLIQDQHLLEKLARFNRERIPERVVHARGSGAYGYFEVTDDVTGFTHADFLNTVGKRTEVFLRFSTVADNLGGADAVRDPRGFALKFYTEEGNYDLVGNNTPVFFIKDPLKFPDFIHSQKRDPFTGKQEPENVWDFWAHAPEATHQITWLMGDRGIPASYRHMNGYGSHTYQWTNEQGEAFFVKYHFKTNQGIRSLSSEQAAEIAGKDPNSHQTDLLQAIERGVNPSWTLYVQVMPAAEAADYQFNPFDLTKVWPHKDYPLQRVGRLVLDRNPDNVFAEVEQAAFSPNNFVPGIGPSPDKMLQGRLFAYADAHRYRLGVNHTQLAVNAPKATTADNYGRDGLMAANAYARSRKNYEPNSFDGPAETGRALSAPLAISGYTGTHEAPAHAKDDDFYQAGELYRLMSEEEKGRLVANIAGGLSQVSRDDIVEKNLAHFHAADADYGKRVEEAVRALRED
- the gcl gene encoding glyoxylate carboligase, whose protein sequence is MTAARAAVEILKREGVSNAFGVPGAAINPFYKELKESGGIDHTLARHVEGASHMAEGYTRANPGNIGVCIGTSGPAGTDMITGLYSAIGDSIPILCITGQAPSHLLHKEDFQAVDIATIAKSVSKMAVTVLEAAQVPGVFQQAFHLMRSGRPGPVLIDLPIDVQQTEIEFDPETYEPLPVYKPAATRAQIEKAIKLLVESERPLIVAGGGIINADASDLLVEFAEITNTPVVPTLMGWGTIPDDHDLNAGMVGQQTGHRYGNATFLESDFVLGIGNRWANRHTGYKLDVYREGRTFVHVDIEPTQIGKIFAPDYGITSDAKAALELFVEVAKELKAAGKLPDRSAWVASHLERKETLQRRTHFDNIPMKPQRVYEEMNKAFGRDTRYVTTIGLSQIAGAQMLHVYKPRHWINCGQAGPLGWTIPAALGVAKADPDTQVVALSGDYDFQFMIEELAVGAQHRIPYVHVLVNNAYLGLIRQAQIGLDINFQVNLEFENQNSPELGVYGVDHVKVAEGLGCKAIRVTDPNELGEALERAKKLAQEHQVPVVVEAILERITNIAMSPTADISAVKEFEELATEPGHAPTAIRPLKV
- a CDS encoding 2-hydroxy-3-oxopropionate reductase, which gives rise to MSNNLPKVAWIGLGIMGSPMSENLIKAGYDVTGFTLEQDKLDRLAAAGGTAATSIAAAVKDADVIVTMVPASPQVEAISYGPEGILENAKSGALIVDMSSITPQTSVDLAKNAKEKGIRVIDAPVSGGEAGAIEAVLSIMVGGEQADFDEAKPLLEALGKTIVLCGPHGSGQTVKAANQLIVAVNIQACAEAVVFLEKSGVDLTAALDVLNGGLAGSTVLTRKKDNFLNRDFKPGFRIDLHHKDMGIVTDAARNVGAALPVGAVVAQLVASLRAQGDGGLDHSALLRAVERLSGNQVA
- a CDS encoding helix-turn-helix domain-containing protein, with the protein product MGGELVPPADAGLDDVVLSWQGADVAAVRLPQLADSLDHILAAMQRVKGRPLAELDRREKQEIVRVLEGRGAFSVRHGVETVAGALGVSRFTVYNYLNREKTS
- the uraH gene encoding hydroxyisourate hydrolase, whose translation is MSTEKTAPYVSTHILDTSLGLPAVDVAVTVAARSGSDADWVTLGSSATDDDGRCKNLPVLPADTTHVRLDFDTETYFAKKQADAQQDAPANRDSDASAVFFPEVAITFAVVPGERYHVPLLLNPFGYSVYRGS
- the uraD gene encoding 2-oxo-4-hydroxy-4-carboxy-5-ureidoimidazoline decarboxylase, with the protein product MTSGSSATQRGLTRFNTSDESAAQAELHEVCTSSAWGRKIIAQRPFASAQTLFTASDAAMAELSTEDLAEAMAGHPPIGRPKPGDPTSSREQRGMAGASEELKAEMLELNLAYQDRFGHVFLICATGLTGEQMRDALKVRIANTPDQEWEIVRAELGKINRIRLTSLVEQGENA
- a CDS encoding GNAT family N-acetyltransferase, with translation MIIRSAESADLPRLQDIEVAAGELFRPLGMTSVADDEPPALAELERLRQHGEAWVAAGDDGTPVAYLVAEDVDGALHVEQVTVHPDAARRGIGRALVERAAGRARERGLPALTLTTFRDVPWNAPYYARLGFRVLARAELTEGLVRIRAAEAAHGLDRWPRVCMRRDL